Genomic DNA from Bacillota bacterium:
CTTCCGCAAGTCGGCAAATACAAGTCGGCAAACATGGACGAGATTCGCGGTCACGGCCATGTGCTCACCCCGGGGCGGTACATCAGCGGGAGGGTTGCGGGCAGCCGGCGGCGAGCTGCTCGAGGACAGGGTTCGGTGACTCCTGGCCCGCCTGCGCGAACAAGGCACGAATAGCGCATGGGCGAACGCTCGGCTGAGCTATCGCCCGTAAGCTCGCCCAGCTAGGGTATTCGAAGGAGGAGCCATGACGCGTGAAGCCTTGCGCAATCCGATCGCGGGTGGCGAGACCCTTGACGCAGAGTTGAGGGGTGAGGAGAGGGCTCTGCTCTCAGACCGCGATTTGGTCGAGGCAGTGGTGTGCCTGGCCAAGCGCCCCAGCTCCGAGTCCGCCTGGTTGTTGATTGGCGTTGAAGACGACGGCCGCGTCACGGGTGCGCGCCCGCGCCACGAAACCGGGCGTACCGGCACTGCGCGGCTTACAGCCACGATCTCCAATCGCACCCGGCCGTCCCTAACGGTGCGCGTGCAACTTGTCCCGATGGACGGCAGGGAAGTGCTGGCCATCGAGGTGCCGCCGAGCCGCGCCCGCGTCGGCACAACCGAAGGGCACTACCTGCGACGCGCCATCGGCGGCGATAGCCGCCCCGCGTGCGTTCCTCTGCACTTTCATGAGATGCAAGCCCTCCAGGCTGATCGCGGACTTCTTGACTATACCACACTGGTCGTCCCTGCGGCCCGCTGGGAAGACCTCGACCCCCTGGAATTCGAGCGGTTCCGGCGCAGCATCCGCGAAAGGCGGGGCCGCAGCGACGAGACCTTGCTCGATCTACCAGACCTTGAACTGGCGAAAGCCCTCGGTGCCGTGGAGGCCAACGGCAATGTCAACGCCGTACGGGTGCTCGGGCTGCTGCTGTTCGGCAAGGAGGAGTCGCTCCGCCGCCTGCTACCCGCCCATGAAGTAGCCTTCCAAGTGTTGCCCGGTCAAGCGGTGGAAGTCAACGACTTCTTCCGCTGGCCGCTGTTGCGCGTGATTGAGGAGATCGAGGCGCGCTTTCGCGTCCGCAACCGCGAAGGGGAACAGCTCGCGGGATTGCTTCGCATAGGCGTGCCCGACTACCCGCCCGCCGCCTTCCGCGAGGGCTTGGCCAACGCCCTCATCCATCGCGATTACACCCGGCTAGGCGCGGTGTATGTCCAGTGG
This window encodes:
- a CDS encoding putative DNA binding domain-containing protein, translated to MTREALRNPIAGGETLDAELRGEERALLSDRDLVEAVVCLAKRPSSESAWLLIGVEDDGRVTGARPRHETGRTGTARLTATISNRTRPSLTVRVQLVPMDGREVLAIEVPPSRARVGTTEGHYLRRAIGGDSRPACVPLHFHEMQALQADRGLLDYTTLVVPAARWEDLDPLEFERFRRSIRERRGRSDETLLDLPDLELAKALGAVEANGNVNAVRVLGLLLFGKEESLRRLLPAHEVAFQVLPGQAVEVNDFFRWPLLRVIEEIEARFRVRNREGEQLAGLLRIGVPDYPPAAFREGLANALIHRDYTRLGAVYVQWHDDRIEISNPGGFPEGVRLDNLLATAPRPRNPLLADAFKRAGVVERTARGIDTIFYEQLRNGRPAPSYARSDATRVVLVLPGGEANLDFVRLLVEEGQAGRDLRLDELLVLNALWQERALTTEEAARLIQKPEADARGVLNRLVEAGLVEARGERKGRAWHLSVSTYRRLGAKAAYVRQRGFQPLQQEQVVMQYVAKHGRITRKEAAELCRLSPDQAYRLLTRLTEEGKLARHGTKKGAWYERRV